A stretch of the Lolium perenne isolate Kyuss_39 chromosome 3, Kyuss_2.0, whole genome shotgun sequence genome encodes the following:
- the LOC127326947 gene encoding uncharacterized protein: MGSSDRKVDGIGVVEEGRRSCVECRTTSTPMWRGGPTGRRSLCNACGIRYRKKRRQDLGLDQKEPPQPQLQHNSEEATTTDVKDSNSNSSSTSSNLQVVQKRRFLMGVEEAALLLMTLSSPPASTLLHG, from the exons ATGGGTTCCTCTGATCGGAAG GTGGATGGGATCGGGGTGGTGGAGGAAGGGAGGAGGAGCTGCGTCGAATGCCGCACCACCTCCACGCCCATGTGGCGCGGCGGGCCGACCGGCCGTAGG TCTCTGTGCAACGCTTGCGGCATCCGGTACCGGAAGAAGAGGAGGCAAGACCTTGGCCTAGATCAAAAGGAGCCGCCGCAGCCGCAGCTCCAACATAACAGCGAGGAGGCGACAACAACTGATGTAAAAGACAGCAatagcaacagcagcagcactaGCAGCAACTTGCAGGTGGTCCAGAAAAGGAGGTTTCTAATGGGGGTGGAAGAGGCTGCGTTGTTGCTCATGACATTATCTTCCCCACCTGCATCCACCTTGCTACATGGCTGA
- the LOC127326921 gene encoding uncharacterized protein isoform X1 produces the protein MTSTSLSLRSPASFPFPSATGACGHVRWAQPLPPKLFRSSLPPAATPAISRRILVPAAAGIWDLLSGGAGGAAAATLAVRRGMQLFKQGDVAGSVAEFDRAIELDPRQKAYLWQRGLSLYYLDRFEDAAEQFRLDVAQNPNDTEESIWCFLCEAQLYGVEEARKRFLEVGLDRRPVMREAYALFKDGGDPEKLASNFSSSSNGELFYASLYAGLYYESQIWQNLILLLHASHLMDQGLVITWLSSHRFTVSVATGLLRDRNLDIVIKMI, from the exons ATGACATCCACTTCTTTGTCTCTCCGTTCTCCGGCCTCCTTCCCCTTCCCGTCGGCCACCGGAGCCTGCGGCCACGTCCGCTGGGCCCAACCGCTGCCCCCCAAACTCTTCCGCTCTTCGCTTCCGCCGGCCGCCACCCCCGCAATATCGCGCAGGATCCTCGTACCGGCAGCTGCTGGCATTTGGGACCTCCTCTCCGGCGGAGCTGGCGGCGCAGCCGCCGCTACTCTCGCCGTCCGTCGAGGCATGCAGCTCTTCAAGCAG GGAGATGTGGCTGGGTCAGTGGCGGAGTTCGATCGAGCGATTGAGTTGGATCCACGGCAGAAAGCAT ATCTCTGGCAGAGGGGCCTTTCGTTGTATTACCTAGACAG GTTCGAAGACGCCGCGGAGCAGTTCAGGCTGGATGTTGCTCAAAACCCCAATGACACCGAGGAGTCGATATGGTGCTTTCTGTGTGAAGCTCAGCTGTATGGGGTAGAGGAAGCAAGGAAGCGCTTCTTGGAG GTTGGTTTAGATCGAAGACCTGTAATGCGTGAGGCTTATGCCTTGTTCAAAGATGGCGGGGACCCTGAGAAG TTAGCTTCAAACTTTTCTAGTAGTTCTAATGGCGAACTCTTTTATGCATCATTATATGCTGGACTTTACTATGAATCTCAG ATTTGGCAAAATCTCATATTGTTGCTGCATGCAAGTCACCTTATGGATCAAG GTCTGGTGATTACATGGCTTTCCTCGCATCGGTTCACTGTCAGTGTCGCAACTGGACTCTTGAGGGATAGGAATCTTGACATAGTCATAAAGATGATTTAA
- the LOC127326921 gene encoding uncharacterized protein isoform X2, which yields MTSTSLSLRSPASFPFPSATGACGHVRWAQPLPPKLFRSSLPPAATPAISRRILVPAAAGIWDLLSGGAGGAAAATLAVRRGMQLFKQGDVAGSVAEFDRAIELDPRQKAYLWQRGLSLYYLDRFEDAAEQFRLDVAQNPNDTEESIWCFLCEAQLYGVEEARKRFLEVGLDRRPVMREAYALFKDGGDPEKLASNFSSSSNGELFYASLYAGLYYESQRNADLAKSHIVAACKSPYGSRSGDYMAFLASVHCQCRNWTLEG from the exons ATGACATCCACTTCTTTGTCTCTCCGTTCTCCGGCCTCCTTCCCCTTCCCGTCGGCCACCGGAGCCTGCGGCCACGTCCGCTGGGCCCAACCGCTGCCCCCCAAACTCTTCCGCTCTTCGCTTCCGCCGGCCGCCACCCCCGCAATATCGCGCAGGATCCTCGTACCGGCAGCTGCTGGCATTTGGGACCTCCTCTCCGGCGGAGCTGGCGGCGCAGCCGCCGCTACTCTCGCCGTCCGTCGAGGCATGCAGCTCTTCAAGCAG GGAGATGTGGCTGGGTCAGTGGCGGAGTTCGATCGAGCGATTGAGTTGGATCCACGGCAGAAAGCAT ATCTCTGGCAGAGGGGCCTTTCGTTGTATTACCTAGACAG GTTCGAAGACGCCGCGGAGCAGTTCAGGCTGGATGTTGCTCAAAACCCCAATGACACCGAGGAGTCGATATGGTGCTTTCTGTGTGAAGCTCAGCTGTATGGGGTAGAGGAAGCAAGGAAGCGCTTCTTGGAG GTTGGTTTAGATCGAAGACCTGTAATGCGTGAGGCTTATGCCTTGTTCAAAGATGGCGGGGACCCTGAGAAG TTAGCTTCAAACTTTTCTAGTAGTTCTAATGGCGAACTCTTTTATGCATCATTATATGCTGGACTTTACTATGAATCTCAG AGGAATGCAGATTTGGCAAAATCTCATATTGTTGCTGCATGCAAGTCACCTTATGGATCAAG GTCTGGTGATTACATGGCTTTCCTCGCATCGGTTCACTGTCAGTGTCGCAACTGGACTCTTGAGGGATAG